In Macaca thibetana thibetana isolate TM-01 chromosome 8, ASM2454274v1, whole genome shotgun sequence, one DNA window encodes the following:
- the LOC126960634 gene encoding non-histone chromosomal protein HMG-14-like — MPKRKVSSAEGAAKEEPKRRWARLSAKPPAKVEAKPKKAAAKAKSSDKKVQTKGKRGAKGKQAEVAKQETEEDLPAENGEMKTEESPASDEAGEKEATSD, encoded by the coding sequence ATGCCCAAGAGGAAGGTCAGCTCTGCCGAAGGGGCCGCCAAGGAAGAGCCCAAAAGGAGATGGGCGCGGTTGTCAGCTAAACCTCCTGCAAAAGTGGAAGCGAAGCCGAAAAAGGCAGCAGCGAAGGCTAAATCATCAGACAAAAAAGtgcaaacaaaagggaaaaggggagcaAAGGGAAAACAGGCCGAAGTGGCTAagcaagaaactgaagaagattTACCTGCAGAAAACGGGGAAATGAAAACCGAGGAGAGTCCAGCCTCTGAcgaagcaggagagaaagaagccacATCTGATTAA